From the Huiozyma naganishii CBS 8797 chromosome 2, complete genome genome, one window contains:
- the KNAG0B04730 gene encoding uncharacterized protein (similar to Saccharomyces cerevisiae RSC3 (YDR303C) and RSC30 (YHR056C); ancestral locus Anc_5.322) yields the protein MTAPMPASFSTQRTAAHPRPVGRPPNNSQFVASRQQHQFQTMATNRRASGNTTTAKNSFVPQFKSMNNVGNDSTSGAKLPDTRSYTPQLKEDRAFSANPYGGNSMGHGHEPFVRSDQGTTPGRKIDNSKNSTEYLYSLEELPSFDLMTSSYTQEQVILKEMEFLEEKFLHLREYKRKYMDHKNDTIEEQKQSREGTDKNSINAAGRDPPDMRDESYLKRLKLNSAKLYNAVNGNQQQEPASDFPLLKPRSSDIVSSTGFHIEDTPNQLFSRQFLIIRDGFLMKFYRDLNDIVKSRFGESLREVKREKMSQRVEFSADLTHLKLVKPETTKQSLEYLFTRLPELPNIIPSLDQSLDRLMAMVDDIFTPENLSKTDFSTGQLSGRQLYSVGILSLFMLIFHASVVCDGGNGSEIAGAVFTVVDAHINQLKATVFIVAQDFNTQCASRDVEKLHLKLQFCSILKYYLGHIAASDERLNALFRIDCDEDIYLYTENSIDRLVTGDEKLIQLWNFVVKNYIYKKLFRGEIPELVSKEAFKRMIIKDSSLLRDSPLVDTELKLIDYLHTNEIEDDSLHSATAPGSDPYSKITIKQTLRLLDQLQKHYEATQTGQSEDGLKGSTLVTTAINSQIYFKIVLLTKFYILLQYERDGNFSAFQDSFLSYVVLIKTIILSQLDHLNLNNDNSDLAGYEFLLRGRSLSLISDCLEIMFSVYERMNNIHAVLNKPSSGTSLTTQESEAQGRELLLAALRHNMEMMRDTFTQLATCLAKFQRVSTASAPYVRPLVQLKTFIAYMKQTSTYSTPSTADANGQTPPPPQAMNMGQYPFNTQQINNALAGIQVNQLQVLSQHTRRLYLDLQKFTTGEQLPDSFFANADTFSVSRDSLLQICETMLMW from the coding sequence ATGACTGCACCGATGCCAGCAAGTTTCTCGACACAAAGGACAGCTGCTCACCCAAGACCCGTTGGAAGGCCCCCCAATAACAGCCAGTTTGTGGCAAGCAGGCAGCAGCACCAGTTTCAAACCATGGCCACCAATCGGCGCGCTTCTGGTAACACGACGACGGCCAAGAACTCATTCGTTCCGCAGTTCAAATCCATGAATAACGTCGGGAACGACTCTACGTCTGGCGCGAAGTTGCCCGATACACGCAGCTACACCCCGCAATTGAAGGAAGATAGGGCGTTCTCAGCGAACCCGTACGGAGGGAACTCGATGGGGCATGGCCACGAACCGTTTGTTCGATCCGACCAGGGCACGACTCCTGGGAGAAAGATAGATAACTCAAAAAACAGTACAGAGTACTTGTACTCCTTGGAGGAATTGCCCTCGTTTGATTTGATGACATCTTCGTATACTCAAGAGCAAGTAATATTGAAGGAGATGGAGTTTTTGGAGGAAAAGTTCTTGCACCTGAGGGAATACAAAAGAAAGTACATGGACCACAAAAATGATACTATAGAGGAGCAGAAACAGAGTCGTGAGGGGACAGACAAAAACAGTATCAATGCGGCGGGGAGAGATCCCCCAGATATGAGGGATGAGTCCTACCTGAAGAGACTCAAACTGAACTCGGCAAAACTGTACAACGCGGTGAACGGGaatcaacaacaggagCCCGCTTCAGATTTCCCTCTCTTAAAACCTAGAAGTTCAGATATTGTCAGTTCAACAGGGTTCCATATCGAGGACACGCCAAACCAACTATTCAGCCGCCAGTTTCTGATCATAAGAGATGGGTTTCTCATGAAATTCTACAGGGACTTAAACGATATTGTGAAAAGCAGGTTTGGAGAGTCCTTGAGGGAGGTCAAACGCGAAAAAATGTCACAAAGAGTAGAGTTCTCCGCAGATTTGACGCACTTGAAATTGGTTAAACCAGAGACAACAAAACAGTCGTTGGAATACCTTTTCACGAGGCTCCCTGAACTGCCAAACATCATTCCTTCTCTAGACCAGTCACTGGACAGGTTGATGGCCATGGTGGACGATATATTCACTCCAGAAAATCTTTCCAAGACTGATTTCAGCACCGGGCAGCTGAGTGGCAGGCAACTGTACTCCGTTGGTATACTCTCGCTGTTCATGCTGATTTTCCACGCTAGTGTGGTGTGCGATGGTGGGAATGGTTCAGAAATTGCAGGAGCCGTGTTCACTGTTGTCGATGCGCATATAAATCAGCTGAAGGCTACTGTGTTTATTGTAGCGCAAGACTTCAACACACAATGCGCCTCACGGGATGTCGAGAAGTTACATCTGAAGTTGCAGTTCTGCTCCATTCTGAAATACTACTTGGGCCACATTGCCGCGTCCGACGAGCGTCTCAATGCATTGTTTCGCATAGATTGTGACGAGGACATCTACCTTTACACCGAGAATTCGATCGATCGACTTGTTACGGGCGACGAAAAATTGATTCAGTTGTGGAACTTTGTGGTGAAGAACTACATTTACAAGAAGTTGTTCCGTGGGGAGATCCCCGAATTGGTCAGCAAAGAAGCTTTTAAAAGAATGATCATCAAGGATTCCTCACTACTGAGGGATTCCCCATTGGTTGACACCGAATTGAAACTGATCGATTATCTTCACACCAACGAAATAGAGGACGACTCATTGCATTCGGCAACTGCTCCAGGGTCTGACCCATATTCCAAAATAACGATTAAGCAAACTTTGAGATTGCTCGATCAGTTACAGAAACATTACGAGGCAACACAGACAGGCCAATCTGAAGATGGCTTGAAGGGGAGTACATTAGTCACCACTGCAATCAATTCGCAGATTTACTTCAAGATCGTGCTTCTGACCAAGTTTTATATCTTGTTACAGTATGAAAGGGATGGGAACTTCTCGGCTTTCCAGGACAGTTTCCTGTCATACGTTGTTCTGATCAAAACCATCATCTTAAGCCAACTCGATCATTTGAATCTGAATAACGACAATTCGGATCTTGCGGGCTACGAGTTTCTCCTGAGAGGGAGAAGTCTGTCTTTGATCAGTGACTGTCTTGAAATCATGTTCAGTGTCTATGAAAGAATGAATAACATCCACGCGGTGTTGAATAAACCGTCCTCGGGTACTTCCCTGACTACACAAGAGAGCGAGGCTCAGGGACGTGAACTGTTGCTCGCCGCATTACGCCATAACATGGAAATGATGAGAGACACTTTCACGCAGCTGGCAACATGTCTAGCAAAGTTCCAAAGAGTAAGCACAGCTAGTGCACCGTACGTGAGACCGTTGGTCCAGTTGAAGACATTCATCGCGTACATGAAGCAAACAAGCACGTACAGCACACCTTCCACCGCGGACGCAAACGGACAAACGCCGCCGCCTCCGCAGGCCATGAACATGGGCCAGTACCCTTTCAACACACAGCAGATAAACAACGCACTGGCGGGCATCCAAGTCAACCAATTGCAAGTACTCTCGCAACACACGAGGCGTCTCTACCTCGACCTCCAGAAGTTCACCACGGGAGAACAGCTGCCGGACTCCTTCTTCGCGAACGCGGACACGTTCAGCGTCTCGAGGGACAGTTTGCTGCAGATCTGCGAGACAATGCTCATGTGGTGA
- the KNAG0B04740 gene encoding uncharacterized protein (similar to Saccharomyces cerevisiae PRO1 (YDR300C) and YHR033W; ancestral locus Anc_5.318) translates to MTGKSYTIVLKLGSSSLVDGETKDLKLASMTRIVETVCHLKKMGHRVVMVSSGGIAMGLNVMSRDKRPTAVSETQALAAIGQGKLIGKWDMLFQNFNEEIAQILLTRNDILNWEQFQNARNTVRELLDMNVIPIVNENDTLSISEIEFGDNDTLSGITASLIQADYLFLLTDVDCLYTNDPRVDPDAKPILTVRNLHLSEGENGNPLRGVNLSNGSGSSVGTGGMKTKIIAADLACNSGVDTVIMNSENPSNIETLLKYMETLDSGEENDAAELARMMKMNVPLHTKFLATDTDKQLESRQFWILHGLVTKGSIIIDENTYEQLNDLDMITSIDNGGLDVNGIIGIEDKFHELECVNLKIGKKLENGELDPDYPLKTVGRARVNYTSNELNKIKGMTKLKDIEKVLGGDYIGSDDHLNQGHGDSESVLTGGSLSVVASRENLALTPF, encoded by the coding sequence atgacCGGCAAAAGCTATACTATTGTGCTGAAGCTGGGTTCCTCCTCGCTAGTCGATGGGGAAACTAAAGATTTGAAGCTCGCATCTATGACACGTATTGTGGAGACGGTGTGCCACCTCAAAAAAATGGGCCACCGGGTTGTCATGGTGTCCTCTGGGGGGATTGCCATGGGATTGAACGTTATGTCTCGGGATAAGAGGCCCACGGCCGTATCGGAGACGCAAGCGCTTGCCGCTATTGGCCAGGGGAAGCTCATTGGTAAATGGGACATGTTGTTCCAGAATTTCAACGAGGAGATTGCGCAGATTCTGCTGACAAGAAACGATATTTTGAACTGggaacagtttcaaaatgcAAGGAACACAGTTAGAGAACTGCTAGATATGAACGTGATTCCGATCGTTAACGAGAACGACACGCTGTCCATCAGTGAGATTGAGTTTGGTGACAATGATACCTTGAGCGGGATCACCGCTTCTTTGATCCAGGCCGATTATCTCTTTTTGCTTACGGACGTAGACTGTCTGTACACTAACGACCCACGGGTCGACCCAGATGCGAAACCCATATTGACCGTGAGGAATCTGCACCTGAGTGAGGGTGAAAATGGGAATCCCTTACGCGGTGTTAACTTGTCGAACGGCAGCGGGTCCAGTGTGGGTACCGGTGGTATGAAGACGAAAATCATTGCTGCTGACCTGGCTTGTAATTCAGGTGTCGACACTGTCATTATGAACAGTGAAAATCCTTCGAATATTGAGACTCTGTTGAAATACATGGAGACTTTGGACAGTGGTGAGGAGAACGATGCCGCTGAACTGGCCAGAATGATGAAAATGAACGTGCCGCTCCACACAAAGTTCTTGGCTACGGACACTGATAAACAATTGGAGAGCAGACAGTTTTGGATCCTTCATGGGTTGGTAACCAAGGGCTCGATCATCATTGATGAGAATACATACGAGCAGCTGAACGACCTGGATATGATTACGTCCATTGACAATGGCGGGTTAGACGTCAATGGGATCATTGGTATCGAGGATAAATTCCATGAACTGGAATGTgtgaatttgaagatcgggaagaaactggaaaacGGCGAGCTGGACCCTGACTACCCCTTGAAAACGGTGGGAAGGGCGCGTGTAAATTATACCAGTAAcgagttgaacaagattaAGGGTATGACCAAATTGAAGGACATTGAAAAAGTCCTTGGTGGAGACTATATCGGCAGCGATGACCACCTCAATCAGGGTCATGGGGACAGCGAATCCGTACTTACTGGCGGGTCGCTATCCGTTGTAGCTAGCAGAGAGAATCTGGCTCTAACGCCGTTTTAA
- the PUT2 gene encoding 1-pyrroline-5-carboxylate dehydrogenase (similar to Saccharomyces cerevisiae PUT2 (YHR037W); ancestral locus Anc_5.308) — translation MFRRRLSQLAHYKLPSHIRNEPIKNFGVTDVKDWDLLRASLMKFNNSALQIPLVINGERIYSDSKLLAQTNPADHQKVLANVSQASESDVERAIKATQDSKRKWFELPLHERASVFLKAADLITTKYRYDMLASCMLGQGKSVYQAEIDCVAELADFFRYNAVYAQQLYAQQPTESIPGVWNRAEYRPLEGFVYAVSPFNFTAIAANLVGAPALMGNTVLWKPSHYAALSNYLLYTVLEEAGLPHGVVNFVPGDPVMVTKKALNNRNFAALHYTGSTAVFKQLYGTIQNNLAQGVYRDYPRVVGETGGKNFHLVHPSADMPNAVFNTIRGAFEYQGQKCSATSRLYLPESKATEFLTDMCGILAAKDSKCTPTNTAASALSGGDLHGFVGPVIHETSFNKLKNAIEEAKKDPELQIVYGGAYDSSKGWFVEPTVVKCSNPHHKFMKQEFFGPLLAVCEYPDAKFPEICDIIDTTTEYGLTGSVFARDREAVRLASEKLRFAAGNFYINDKCTGAVVAQQWFGGARMSGTNDKAGSGNVLSRFVSVRNIKENFYDLTGYKYPSNYE, via the coding sequence ATGTTCAGGAGAAGGTTATCGCAGTTGGCGCATTACAAGTTACCATCTCACATCCGCAATGAGCCGATCAAAAATTTCGGTGTGACAGATGTGAAAGATTGGGATCTGTTGAGAGCGTCTCTGATGAAGTTCAACAACTCCGCGCTGCAGATTCCTCTGGTCATCAACGGTGAACGGATTTACAGCGATAGCAAGTTGCTCGCTCAGACGAACCCTGCAGACCACCAGAAGGTGCTTGCAAACGTGTCACAAGCATCGGAAAGCGATGTCGAGAGGGCTATAAAGGCTACGCAGGACAGTAAACGGAAATGGTTCGAACTGCCCCTGCACGAGCGTGCGTCTGTCTTTCTCAAAGCTGCTGATTTGATTACAACGAAATACAGGTACGATATGCTCGCTAGTTGTATGCTCGGACAGGGGAAGTCCGTGTACCAGGCTGAGATCGACTGTGTTGCTGAACTGGCGGACTTCTTCCGGTACAACGCCGTCTACGCTCAGCAATTGTACGCGCAACAACCAACTGAATCCATCCCCGGTGTATGGAACAGAGCAGAGTACAGACCACTGGAAGGGTTTGTCTACGCAGTGTCCCCCTTCAATTTCACCGCCATCGCTGCTAACCTGGTTGGTGCACCAGCTTTAATGGGGAACACAGTCCTGTGGAAACCATCGCATTACGCCGCGTTGTCCAATTATCTACTGTACACTGTGCTGGAGGAGGCTGGTCTACCTCATGGGGTCGTGAACTTTGTCCCGGGGGATCCCGTTATGGTTACAAAGAAGGCCCTGAATAACCGGAACTTTGCCGCGTTGCACTACACCGGGTCCACTGCCGTCTTCAAACAATTGTACGGAACCATCCAGAACAACCTGGCTCAGGGCGTATACAGAGATTACCCACGCGTTGTTGGTGAAACGGGCGGGAAGAATTTCCACTTGGTGCATCCAAGCGCAGACATGCCCAACGCTGTGTTCAACACCATCAGAGGCGCATTCGAGTACCAGGGCCAGAAATGCTCAGCGACGTCGAGATTATACCTGCCAGAGTCGAAGGCAACAGAATTCCTCACCGACATGTGCGGGATCCTGGCCGCTAAGGACTCGAAGTGCACGCCGACAAACACGGCGGCTAGTGCCCTGAGCGGCGGTGACTTACACGGGTTTGTCGGGCCTGTCATCCACGAAACAAGTTTCAACAAACTGAAGAATGCCATTGAGGAGGCGAAGAAGGACCCAGAGTTACAAATTGTCTATGGGGGAGCCTACGATTCAAGTAAAGGGTGGTTCGTGGAACCCACTGTTGTGAAATGCAGCAACCCTCACCACAAGTTCATGAAACAAGAGTTCTTTGGGCCGCTGCTCGCTGTTTGCGAGTACCCTGATGCCAAGTTCCCCGAGATCTGTGACATTATTGACACCACCACAGAATACGGGTTGACAGGGTCCGTTTTCGCTAGAGACAGAGAAGCCGTCCGTTTGGCCTCTGAGAAGTTACGTTTTGCCGCGGGGAACTTCTACATCAACGACAAATGTACCGGTGCTGTGGTGGCCCAACAATGGTTTGGAGGGGCGCGGATGAGCGGGACAAACGATAAAGCTGGCTCGGGGAACGTCCTGAGTAGGTTTGTCTCAGTGAGAAACATCAAAGAAAACTTCTACGATTTGACGGGATACAAATACCCTTCTAACTACGAATAA
- the BRL1 gene encoding Brl1p (similar to Saccharomyces cerevisiae BRL1 (YHR036W); ancestral locus Anc_5.309), whose translation METFSNLSLSDVTDTSEDVGIDSSLLNLSLNGGSQANDAMEMQLKQRFMPFVPVSPSPLRHSVNGARYNDGDALIDLDEDLMEVDEVDEVETVSDAEQPPITPLAPLQEMRESIYAADFKADTREQLSSDDEDEKHAKHVPDSTQSATTPTSTSIVRKLFSPTQLGAETAGVLNADCNHTPHKAKHDAVEGHMNAASRTVRHEWLKDKQVNFHINNNYYYGPARASGYTEHGDEFNRLGGNPKCHDEEEEETLPAPWSPESEPHSKLFYDSLTYFQWTFNTLTVSAGIVYILRLVRKDMHALWATHKRALQEEIALCQLQYDTNQCATNGALPAMAAKCREWGVCSQNDVDKFFHMRLALSLRLLGTLINELIQPLGWKPILVIALGILLWVFSSNFLFGFARAKYYYGTPERTEHHDDGPPGDPSGSILTRQHRQ comes from the coding sequence ATGGAGACCTTCAGTAACCTGTCTCTGTCGGATGTAACAGATACCAGCGAGGATGTGGGCATAGATTCGTCGTTGTTGAACCTGTCGCTGAACGGTGGTTCTCAAGCAAACGATGCGATGGAGATGCAACTTAAGCAAAGGTTTATGCCCTTTGTCCCCGTCAGTCCGTCGCCGCTTCGACACTCTGTCAATGGGGCCCGTTACAATGACGGCGATGCGTTGATCGACTTGGATGAGGACTTGATGGAGGTGGATGAGGTGGATGAGGTGGAAACAGTCAGCGACGCAGAACAACCACCCATAACACCGTTGGCACCATTACAAGAGATGAGGGAGAGCATATACGCGGCGGATTTCAAAGCCGACACTAGGGAGCAACTGTCTtccgacgacgaggatgaaaAGCACGCTAAACACGTCCCAGATTCCACACAAAGTGCCACAACCCCAACATCGACCAGCATAGTGCGTAAACTGTTCTCGCCGACGCAGCTTGGCGCGGAGACCGCAGGCGTACTCAACGCCGATTGCAACCACACTCCGCACAAAGCGAAACACGACGCAGTCGAGGGCCATATGAACGCAGCGTCTCGCACTGTACGACACGAGTGGTTGAAGGACAAGCAAGTCAACTTccacatcaacaacaattaCTACTACGGCCCGGCTCGGGCCAGTGGGTACACCGAACACGGGGATGAGTTCAACCGCTTGGGGGGAAACCCGAAATGCCAcgacgaggaagaagaagagacactGCCGGCACCGTGGTCCCCGGAATCGGAACCTCACTCCAAACTGTTCTACGACTCGCTGACGTACTTCCAGTGGACTTTCAACACGTTGACAGTATCCGCTGGGATCGTGTACATACTGCGGCTGGTTCGCAAGGACATGCATGCCCTATGGGCGACACACAAGCGTGCATTACAAGAGGAGATCGCACTCTGCCAGTTACAATACGACACGAACCAGTGTGCTACAAACGGTGCTCTACCGGCGATGGCCGCCAAATGCCGCGAGTGGGGGGTTTGCTCGCAGAACGACGTGGACAAGTTCTTCCACATGCGACTGGCACTCTCGCTGAGACTACTGGGCACTCTCATCAACGAATTGATCCAGCCACTCGGATGGAAACCCATCCTCGTGATCGCCCTCGGCATCCTCCTCTGGGTTTTCTCCTCCAACTTCCTCTTCGGGTTTGCGAGAGCCAAGTACTACTACGGCACACCCGAGAGAACCGAGCACCACGACGACGGTCCACCAGGCGACCCATCGGGGTCCATCCTCACCAGGCAGCACCGCCAGTAG
- the CPR2 gene encoding peptidylprolyl isomerase CPR2 (similar to Saccharomyces cerevisiae CPR5 (YDR304C) and CPR2 (YHR057C); ancestral locus Anc_5.323) produces the protein MKLLNVLVTVVTLFTAIVAAAASAGAPEVTEQVYFDIAHGDKKIGRVVIGLYGDVVPKTVKNFYELSTSTDPKMGFVKSIFHRVIPNFMIQGGDFTHRSGIGGKSIYGDRFPDENFDLKHDKPGLLSMANAGKDTNGSQFFITTVATPWLDGRHVVFGEIVEGMDVVKYVENVDTDRRDKPLQDVTIVACGAYPSKGNTSNTRDEL, from the coding sequence atgaagttgttgaacgTTCTGGTGACTGTGGTCACGCTTTTCACTGCGAttgtcgctgctgctgcttctgctGGTGCGCCAGAGGTCACCGAGCAAGTGTACTTTGACATTGCCCATGGGGACAAGAAAATCGGGCGTGTCGTGATTGGTCTGTACGGGGATGTTGTCCCCAAGACGGTGAAGAACTTCTACGAGCTGTCTACCTCTACGGACCCAAAGATGGGGTTTGTTAAATCCATTTTCCACCGTGTGATCCCCAACTTCATGATCCAAGGTGGTGACTTCACTCACCGGAGTGGGATCGGCGGGAAGTCCATCTACGGGGACAGGTTCCCGGACGAGAACTTCGACTTGAAGCACGACAAACCAGGGCTGCTGTCCATGGCCAACGCGGGGAAGGACACCAACGGGTCCCAATTCTTCATCACCACCGTCGCTACCCCATGGCTAGACGGCAGACATGTCGTGTTTGGTGAAATCGTCGAAGGGATGGACGTCGTCAAGTACGTCGAGAACGTGGACACGGATAGAAGAGACAAACCACTTCAGGACGTCACCATCGTCGCTTGCGGTGCGTACCCTTCAAAGGgcaacaccagcaacacTCGCGATGAGTTATAA
- the RRF1 gene encoding Rrf1p (similar to Saccharomyces cerevisiae RRF1 (YHR038W); ancestral locus Anc_5.306) gives MSKLIIPCRNFLWSASRSIHTTAPLLKKVKKGAAHTGKAAAKEAEPDEIVDVKSYLLAAKSKFDQCLVACQKRQNEVKQSTANVKIFDQLKLATGAPFTDVASTSLKGKNALLVSVFNPLDVKKVVSCILASGMNLTPEQMEGEGNQQNLKISLPPRTRESRLQQCKDCKAVFEEYKNSGLKSSLGSVRRTFMSKLKTIKQDDVVKRTEKDLEAMHKAYVNKLHEQFKQAEKSIMA, from the coding sequence ATGTCCAAGCTGATCATACCATGTCGCAACTTTCTCTGGAGTGCCAGCCGTTCAATTCATACAACGGCCcctcttttgaagaaagtgaagaaagGTGCTGCCCACACTGGGAAGGCAGCCGCCAAGGAGGCTGAGCCTGATGAAATCGTTGATGTCAAGAGTTACCTTTTAGCAGCAAAGAGCAAATTTGATCAATGCCTTGTTGCTTGTCAGAAGAGACAAAATGAGGTGAAACAGTCCACCGCAAACGTTAAGATatttgatcaattgaaACTGGCCACGGGTGCACCCTTCACTGACGTTGCATCGACATCCCTCAAGGGTAAAAATGCCCTTTTAGTGAGTGTGTTCAACCCCTTGGATGTAAAGAAAGTGGTAAGCTGCATTTTGGCATCAGGGATGAATTTGACACCAGAACAAATGGAAGGCGAGGGGAACCAACAgaacttgaaaatatcGCTACCTCCACGAACGAGAGAATCTCGTTTGCAACAATGTAAGGACTGCAAAGCGGTCTTCGAGGAATATAAGAATTCAGGGCTGAAATCGTCACTGGGATCTGTGAGAAGAACGTTCATGAGCAAACTGAAAACAATAAAGCAAGATGACGTGGTTAAAAGAACGGAGAAGGATTTGGAGGCGATGCATAAGGCCTACGTGAACAAACTGCATGAACAATTCAAACAAGCAGAGAAGAGTATAATGGCTTGA
- the SUR2 gene encoding sphingosine hydroxylase (similar to Saccharomyces cerevisiae SUR2 (YDR297W); ancestral locus Anc_5.314), which yields MNSSTEAVNATAETLFNGAAGKQFSFMYSSVAPAKHIVPRPSLVEGIPDGILALIAPVVAYWVVSGFFHLLDTFNLAEKYRIHPSAEVKSRNKAGRLEVLREVILQHCIQTLFGLTAYKFDAESVTGFEAYEMWHLKKDIYSFIGPQFASMIKDQWIVLFYKYGLSLIKLSLAFIFVDTWQFFLHYLMHYSSTLYKKFHSRHHQLYVPYAYGALFNAPTEGFLLDTLGTGIAMIVTRLSPREQIVLFTFATMKTVDDHCGYVLPFDPFQIFFPNNAVYHDIHHQEWGLKSNFAQPFFTFWDTVFGTRFPALKEMNTKKVNIHQYKQFLLNRDEERKVKLEKMKKVLEKDDE from the coding sequence ATGAATTCGTCTACTGAAGCCGTCAATGCCACGGCCGAGACTTTGTTCAACGGCGCTGCAGGGAAGCAGTTCTCATTCATGTACTCCAGCGTTGCACCAGCAAAGCACATTGTTCCAAGACCTTCCTTGGTAGAAGGTATCCCTGACGGTATCTTGGCCCTGATTGCTCCAGTGGTCGCATACTGGGTTGTCTCCGGGTTCTTCCACTTGTTGGACACTTTCAACTTGGCAGAGAAGTACAGGATCCATCCAAGTGCCGAGGTTAAATCCAGAAACAAGGCCGGGAGATTGGAGGTCTTAAGAGAGGTTATCCTACAACACTGTATCCAAACGCTTTTCGGTCTCACTGCGTACAAATTTGACGCGGAATCAGTTACCGGGTTCGAGGCCTATGAGATGTGGCACCTGAAGAAGGACATATACTCCTTCATTGGGCCACAGTTTGCGTCCATGATTAAGGACCAATGGATCGTGCTTTTCTACAAGTACGGGCTGTCCCTAATCAAGTTGTCTCTTGCCTTCATTTTCGTCGACACATGGCAGTTCTTCCTGCATTACCTAATGCACTACTCCTCCACtctgtacaagaagttcCACTCCAGACACCACCAGTTGTACGTCCCATACGCCTACGGTGCGCTGTTCAACGCCCCCACTGAGGGGTTCCTTTTGGACACCCTTGGAACCGGTATCGCCATGATCGTCACTCGCTTGAGTCCCAGAGAGCAAATCGTCCTATTCACGTTCGCTACCATGAAGACCGTCGACGACCACTGCGGATACGTTCTGCCATTCGACCCAttccaaatcttcttccccAACAACGCCGTCTACCACGACATCCACCACCAGGAGTGGGGGTTGAAGAGTAATTTCGCTCAACctttcttcactttctggGACACCGTGTTCGGCACCAGATTCCCAGCTCTAAAGGAGATGAACACCAAGAAGGTCAACATCCACCAGTACAAGCAGTTCTTGCTGAACAGAGACGAGGAGAGAAAGgtcaaattggagaaaatgaagaaagtcTTGGAGAAGGACGATGAATGA
- the PIH1 gene encoding Pih1p (similar to Saccharomyces cerevisiae PIH1 (YHR034C); ancestral locus Anc_5.317), whose product MCLIDMHDTIQLVPVPFFVGKAKSLNPPQSKVFVNVCHNKEVPPPREPFAGLQTFQKIMANQWEIPIVTSPKRTDVDKSHQPCIVFDCIINTDIVEPLEEYEDLRKITMEWCLESIELREDNLLIDRDSVKFPKMKYKGQLPPASVTMEIPREDGTQESEGNNPSSLLQWKADTERLEEQETTLKTLFPQGPPPNKPLIQEISREHQLKRNERVQNIQEIKESCTFDVAMRKTYDTTEYKLRIKIVGSITKLLADNLEVKYDADKNQLLVEYAASPVLKLDLPNFIKEEHYTVRNFKTFLVSNRIYIFV is encoded by the coding sequence ATGTGTCTGATAGATATGCATGATACGATCCAATTGGTACCGGTCCCGTTTTTCGTGGGGAAGGCCAAGTCGTTGAACCCACCACAGAGCAAAGTGTTCGTCAATGTGTGCCATAATAAGGAGGTGCCGCCCCCTAGGGAGCCCTTTGCTGGGTTACAAACCTTTCAGAAAATAATGGCAAACCAATGGGAGATCCCCATCGTCACATCTCCCAAGAGGACAGATGTAGACAAGAGTCATCAACCTTGCATTGTGTTTGACTGTATTATCAACACAGACATTGTGGAACCTCTAGAGGAATACGAAGACCTTCGAAAGATCACCATGGAATGGTGTCTGGAGAGTATAGAGCTGCGAGAGGATAACTTGCTTATTGACAGGGACTCGGTGAAGTTCCCCAAGATGAAGTACAAGGGCCAACTACCACCAGCATCTGTCACAATGGAAATACCGAGAGAAGACGGTACCCAAGAATCTGAGGGAAACAACCCGAGCTCGTTGTTACAATGGAAGGCAGATACAGAACGATTAGAGGAGCAAGAGACCACTTTGAAAACATTATTCCCGCAGGGACCTCCTCCGAATAAGCCTCTGATCCAGGAAATATCAAGGGAGCACCAGTTGAAACGAAATGAAAGAGTGCAAAATATCCAAGAGATAAAAGAGTCCTGCACCTTTGACGTGGCTATGCGTAAGACATACGACACTACTGAGTATAAACTGCGTATCAAAATAGTCGGTTCAATCACTAAACTACTGGCAGATAACTTGGAAGTGAAGTACGACGCAGATAAAAACCAACTGCTTGTTGAATACGCAGCGTCTCCGGTTTTGAAGTTAGACCTCCCCAATTTCATCAAGGAAGAACACTATACTGTGCgaaacttcaaaacatttttAGTAAGTAATCGAATATATATTTTCGTTTAA